In the genome of Raphanus sativus cultivar WK10039 chromosome 4, ASM80110v3, whole genome shotgun sequence, one region contains:
- the LOC108851324 gene encoding protein PHOX4 yields MGKPAAKKKTPETPKDASGGGGKSGKTNHRSTSRDVDEDMEIFITRALELKEEGNKLFQKRDNEGAMLTYDKAVKLLPKHHHIDVAYLRTSMASCYMRMGLGEYPNAIRECNLALEASPRYSKALVRRSRCYEALNKLDYAFRDARIVLNMEPENVSANEVFVRVKKALVERGIDVDEMEKRFVNVQPLGAASLKKVVKKSKQKKKSSSGEVEDESPKVVKREEAEEKSDAKSEIDAKKPTFKKQRKRSGNKTGEERKMEDVVMDKEVIASEIVEEATVTRTVKLVHGDDIRWAQLPLDSSVRLVRDVIKDRFPSLRGFLIKYKDPEGDLVTITSTDELRLAASDHDKLGSLRLYIAEVNPDQEPTYDGKRLSSEIVESDKAEDWIFQFAQLFKNHVGFDSDSYLDLHDLGMKLYTEAMEDAVTGEDAEKLFEIAADKFQEMGALAMFNWGNVHMSKARKQVSFPEDASVEAVIEAAFVWTLNEYNKAAEKYEEAVRIKPDFYEAIIALGQEQFEHAKLLWYHSLRSKVDIESEVSQEVLMLYNKAEDSMEKGMQIWEEMEERRLNGISKYDKEKTLLHKMELFSEASDEDTLEQTANMSSQINLLWGSLLYERSVVEYKLGLPTWDECLEVAVEKFELAGASATDIAVMVKNHCSGESALEGMGFKIDEIVQAWNEMYDAKRWQNGVPSFRLEPMFRRRAPKLHDILENVFSGSA; encoded by the exons ATGGGAAAGCCGGCGGCGAAGAAGAAAACTCCGGAGACGCCAAAAGACGCTTCCGGCGGCGGAGGTAAGTCAGGTAAAACCAACCACCGCTCAACTTCAAGAGACGTCGACGAAGACATGGAGATATTCATCACCCGAGCACTCGAGCTCAAAGAAGAAGGTAACAAACTATTCCAGAAACGCGACAACGAAGGAGCGATGTTAACTTACGACAAAGCCGTTAAGCTTTTGCCTAAACACCACCACATCGACGTAGCTTATCTGAGAACGAGCATGGCTTCTTGCTACATGCGAATGGGACTAGGCGAGTACCCTAACGCGATAAGGGAGTGTAACTTGGCTCTCGAGGCTTCTCCTAGGTACAGCAAGGCTCTGGTGAGAAGGTCTAGGTGTTACGAGGCTTTGAACAAGTTGGATTACGCGTTTAGGGATGCTAGGATTGTGCTGAACATGGAGCCGGAGAATGTCTCTGCGAATGAAGTGTTTGTTAGGGTGAAGAAGGCGTTGGTGGAGAGAGGGATCGATGTTGATGAGATGGAGAAGAGGTTTGTGAATGTGCAGCCTCTTGGCGCAGCGAGTTTGAAGAAGGTTGTGAAGAAGAgtaagcagaagaagaagagtagtAGTGGAGAAGTTGAGGATGAGAGTCCAAAGGTTGTCAAGagagaagaagcagaggagAAGAGCGATGCCAAGTCTGAGATTGATGCAAAGAAACCTACTttcaagaaacagaggaagagaagTGGTAACAAGACAGGAGAAGAGAGGAAGATGGAAGATGTTGTCATGGACAAAGAGGTCATTGCCTCAGAGATTGTGGAAGAGGCAACAGTTACTAGAACCGTTAAGTTGGTACATGGAGATGATATAAGATGGGCACAGTTACCGCTAGATTCTAGTGTCAGACTCGTAAGAGATGTGATCAAGGATCGTTTCCCTTCTCTAAGAGGGTTCTTGATTAAGTACAAGGATCCAGAGGGTGATCTGGTTACCATTACCTCGACGGATGAGCTGAGGCTAGCTGCTTCTGATCATGATAAACTTGGTTCCCTTAGATTATATATAGCTGAAGTTAACCCTGATCAAGAACCAACCTATGATGGCAAGAGATTGAGCAGTGAAATCGTTGAATCCGACAAAGCAGAGGACTGGATCTTCCAGTTCGCGCAGCTGTTCAAGAACCATGTCGGGTTTGATTCTGATTCTTACTTGGACCTCCATGACCTTGGGATGAAGCTCTACACAGAAGCAATGGAGGACGCAGTAACCGGTGAAGATGCGGAGAAACTCTTTGAAATCGCAGCTGATAAGTTCCAAGAAATGGGTGCGCTAGCTATGTTTAACTGGGGTAACGTTCACATGTCAAAGGCGAGGAAGCAAGTCTCTTTCCCCGAAGATGCCTCAGTAGAAGCTGTAATAGAAGCTGCGTTTGTGTGGACACTGAATGAATACAACAAAGCTGCAGAGAAGTATGAAGAAGCTGTTAGGATTAAGCCTGATTTCTACGAAGCTATCATTGCGCTTGGTCAAGAACAGTTCGAACATGCGAAGCTTTTGTGGTACCATTCACTCAGAAGTAAAGTAGACATAGAGAGCGAGGTGTCTCAGGAGGTTCTTATGCTCTATAACAAAGCTGAGGATAGCATGGAGAAGGGTATGCAGATTTGGGAAGAGATGGAAGAGCGTCGTCTAAACGGAATCTCTAAGTACGACAAAGAGAAGACACTGCTGCATAAGATGGAGTTGTTTAGTGAAGCTTCAGATGAAGATACTTTGGAGCAGACGGCTAATATGAGTTCTCAGATTAATCTCTTGTGGGGTTCTTTGCTTTATGAGCGGTCTGTAGTGGAGTATAAGCTCGGGCTACCAACTTGGGACGAATGTTTAGAGGTTGCGGTTGAGAAATTTGAACTAGCTGGAGCTTCTGCTACTGATATAGCTGTGATGGTAAAGAATCATTGTTCAGGCGAGAGTGCACTTGAAG GTATGGGGTTCAAGATTGATGAGATAGTACAGGCATGGAATGAGATGTATGATGCCAAAAGATGGCAGAACGGTGTCCCATCTTTCAGGCTAGAACCGATGTTCAGGAGACGAGCTCCAAAACTGCATGATATCTTAGAGAATGTATTTTCTGGGTCTGCTTGA
- the LOC108849949 gene encoding uncharacterized protein LOC108849949, which yields MTFALKYLVIFLLLSMVTQGLCGCSFANIQIGGARTGRVISGEPEWKISVINTCSQPQSIVILSCGGFAPVKPVDPSLLVPKKNTCLLINGNAIPAGGTVQFTYAGEPYFFKPISSRVG from the exons ATGACGTTTGCTCTTAAGTATCTTGTTATTTTTCTCCTTCTGTCTATGGTCACTCAAG GACTGTGCGGCTGCTCTTTCGCTAACATCCAGATCGGAGGGGCGAGGACGGGGAGAGTAATCTCCGGAGAACCGGAGTGGAAAATATCGGTGATCAACACGTGCAGCCAACCTCAGTCGATCGTGATTCTCTCTTGCGGAGGTTTTGCTCCCGTGAAGCCTGTCGACCCATCGCTACTGgtcccaaaaaaaaacacatgtcTCCTGATTAACGGAAACGCTATACCGGCTGGCGGCACCGTTCAGTTCACTTACGCCGGCGAGCCTTACTTCTTTAAACCCATAAGCTCAAGGGTCGGCTAA
- the LOC130510404 gene encoding uncharacterized protein LOC130510404 has protein sequence MKEYLNWAPIDVTCWSRSLDDMIPLTPGHFRSFVAQNGLWDLKHTGEQLSWRGNRHTHFIRSRLDRAMSNCAWFEDFPMGRCRYLRFEGSDHRPLVSYFNSDRPKKKGIFRFNRSLTEQEEVTRIVDESWHQSPLDSVIQKLNEVRKGIIKWAKEKQIQSNLVIKQNQEALEKALSSDKPDQTRIEEINTTLRKAYLAEEQFWQQRSRIQWLKQGDRNTGFFHAATRTRRALNSIPVLEDAQGGAVYEEKDITRVISDYFTQIFSTNGNNSFSQIQDLLSRKVTPEMNEMLISIPSDSEIREVVLSINGNKAPGPDGFSATFYQAYWHIVSVDVIRDVRNFFISSYLHPQQNETHIRLIPKITGPRSVADYRPIALCNTHYKIIAKILTRRLKPLLPVLVSNTQSAFVTGRAISDNVLITHETLHFLRTSEATKRCSMAVKTDMSKAYDRIEWSFVKEVLGLLGFDPIWIGWIMSCIESVSYSFLINGSPQGLVKPSRGLRQGDPLSPHIFILCTEVLSALCAKGQADGSLPGVRVSHNSPLINHLLFADDTMFFCKSKPACVLALKKILATYEAVSGQRINPQKSAITFSAKTPDTTRSRVKETLEIYTEGGVGKYLGLPEQFGRRKRDIFASILDRIRQKAHSWKARFLSGAGKQVMLKSVLSAMPCHAMSCFKLPLSLCRQIQSLLTRFWWDANPEKRKMCWVAWDTMTLPKYAGGLGFRDIEIFNDSLLAKIGWRLIKEPNSLLAQVLLGKYAHSTSFMDCPIPSSASHGWRSVLAGRDILRKGLSWAVGNGESIRVWDDPWLSFNEPIKPIGPPSSEHQSLLVCDLLCPITNKWDIEKIRRLLPQYEDLILQIKTSSTPSTDTLVWLPGKTGIYSTKSGYGIGRTSMTELNSENDPVNWLKHVWNIKTGPKLKDFLWRVLKKAIPVSANLERRGVLRFNCKTCGTHEDDLHVFLTCPLAEEVWSLLPIRHRPPGSLSTIAELVKLGDLFTPLPPIGLISPLWPWVLWNLWKARNKLVFENRVFTAQEIILKSIKDAKEWCQSQVNTGAQKTLVTPPSRIGHPSSSAPPTFPHETLVCYTDAAWDVNSGRCDPFDHLDKFDSYCGLSKTNGVSEDALKLRLFPFSLGDKARQWEKSLPSDSITTWDECKKTFLDKFFSISRTAKIRNEISGFQQRNLESFSEAWERFKGYQAHCPHHGFSKESLLSTFYRGAIPQCRNRLDTASNGFFLGRNEVDAEELIENMAKSDSVYSEDHDRVNRSDDQQTKKELKSLEEKLDLLLANKAKLDQMKSVGEQQQKQVAEIKKIDGLEGHEEVCFINNNGTWYRKEPNFQYQNNYQQKPLYNNQQGGYQSNQPTQARGSSSQAQVPSSTIESMFKQILEAQGKFAKDIGDEFKAVHAKIDGTYSDLNNKYMQLASHVKALESQVASFPSTSKQPMGTLPGKAEANPREHCNVLLSSDTSQVANYKRELSPRLCKKLTG, from the exons CGGTCTCTGGGATTTAAAACACACTGGAGAACAGTTATCTTGGAGAGGAAATAGACACACGCACTTCATCAGGTCACGATTAGACCGTGCTATGAGCAACTGTGCGTGGTTTGAAGACTTTCCGATGGGTCGATGCCGGTATCTGAGATTTGAGGGATCAGACCACAGGCCCCTGGTATCCTATTTCAACTCCGACAGACCTAAGAAGAAGGGTATCTTCCGCTTTAATAGATCGCTCACAGAGCAAGAGGAAGTAACACGCATTGTTGatgagtcttggcatcagtctCCACTAGATTCGGTTATCCAAAAGCTAAATGAAGTCAGGAAGGGTATCATTAAATGGGCTAAGGAAAAGCAGATACAGAGTAACCTGGTTATCAAACAGAACCAAGAAGCCCTCGAGAAAGCTCTGTCTAGTGATAAGCCAGACCAAACACGCATAGAGGAGATCAATACTACTCTTCGTAAGGCTTATTTGGCAGAGGAGCAATTCTGGCAGCAAAGGAGTCGGATTCAATGGCTCAAACAAGGAGATAGAAACACTGGTTTCTTCCATGCTGCTACTAGAACCAGGAGAGCTTTAAATTCTATTCCAGTGCTGGAGGATGCGCAAGGAGGAGCAGTCTATGAGGAGAAGGATATCACTCGGGTGATCTCTGATTATTTCACCCAGATTTTCAGTACAAATGGAAATAATTCCTTCTCCCAAATACAAGATCTTCTCAGCCGGAAGGTAACACCAGAGATGAATGAGATGCTGATATCTATACCGAGTGATTCGGAAATTCGAGAAGTTGTACTGTCTATCAACGGGAATAAAGCTCCGGGACCAGACGGGTTTTCAGCTACATTCTATCAGGCATACTGGCATATTGTCAGTGTTGATGTGATCAGGGACGTCCGGAACTTTTTCATCTCGAGCTACTTACACCCGCAGCAGAACGAGACCCATATTAGGCTCATCCCGAAGATTACCGGACCGAGATCAGTGGCGGATTATCGACCTATTGCGCTATGCAACACCCACTATAAGATTATTGCAAAGATTCTTACTAGGAGATTAAAGCCATTGCTGCCAGTGCTTGTCTCTAATACTCAGTCGGCATTCGTGACGGGTAGAGCGATCTCGGACAACGTACTTATCACTCACGAGACACTCCACTTCCTTCGTACATCTGAGGCAACGAAACGATGCTCAATGGCCGTCAAAACGGACATGAGTAAGGCATATGACAGGATCGAGTGGAGTTTTGTCAAGGAAGTGCTTGGGCTTCTCGGTTTCGACCCAATCTGGATAGGCTGGATCATGAGCTGCATAGAATCAGTATCCTATTCTTTCCTGATAAACGGCTCACCTCAGGGACTAGTGAAACCGTCACGAGGGCTTCGACAGGGCGATCCACTATCACCGCACATCTTTATCCTGTGTACGGAGGTTCTCTCTGCTCTTTGCGCCAAAGGACAGGCTGATGGATCCTTACCGGGGGTCAGGGTCTCTCACAACAGCCCACTGATCAACCACTTGTTATTTGCGGACGACACTATGTTTTTCTGCAAATCGAAACCGGCATGTGTCTTAGCGCTGAAGAAGATCTTAGCCACTTATGAAGCAGTCTCGGGACAGCGAATCAACCCGCAGAAATCGGCTATTACTTTTTCCGCAAAGACACCTGATACTACCCGCTCGAGAGTAAAGGAAACACTGGAGATATATACTGAGGGCGGGGTGGGAAAATATTTGGGACTTCCCGAGCAATTCGGGCGCAGGAAACGGGACATCTTTGCATCCATCCTTGATAGGATTCGCCAGAAGGCACACAGCTGGAAGGCAAGGTTTCTATCAGGAGCGGGAAAGCAAGTTATGCTCAAATCGGTTCTCTCGGCTATGCCATGCCATGCCATGTCCTGTTTTAAACTACCTCTCTCTTTGTGTAGACAAATACAGTCGTTGCTGACCCGCTTTTGGTGGGACGCCAACCCGGAGAAAAGGAAGATGTGTTGGGTTGCATGGGATACTATGACACTTCCAAAGTATGCCGGGGGACTTGGTTTTCGAGATATAGAGATCTTTAATGATTCTCTACTTGCGAAAATTGGATGGAGGCTTATCAAAGAACCAAACTCGCTTCTGGCTCAGGTTCTATTGGGTAAATACGCACACAGTACCTCCTTCATGGATTGTCCTATTCCATCATCTGCCTCTCATGGTTGGAGGAGTGTACTGGCGGGCAGAGACATTCTGCGTAAGGGCCTTAGCTGGGCGGTTGGAAATGGGGAGAGTATCCGGGTGTGGGACGATCCCTGGCTATCTTTCAATGAGCCAATCAAACCGATAGGCCCCCCTAGCTCCGAGCATCAATCTCTTTTGGTGTGTGACCTGCTGTGCCCTATTACAAATAAGTGGGATATCGAGAAGATTCGAAGGCTTTTACCTCAGTATGAGGATCTTATTTTGCAGATAAAAACAAGCTCCACTCCATCAACGGATACTCTGGTTTGGTTACCGGGAAAGACTGGAATCTACTCTACAAAATCAGGTTATGGCATTGGAAGAACTTCGATGACTGAGCTAAATTCCGAAAATGATCCTGTGAACTGGTTGAAGCATGTATGGAATATTAAAACAGGGCCTAAGCTCAAAGATTTTCTGTGGAGAGTCTTGAAGAAGGCGATTCCAGTGAGTGCCAACCTTGAGAGAAGAGGAGTCCTGAGATTTAATTGCAAAACTTGTGGAACTCATGAAGATGACCTGCATGTCTTCCTCACTTGTCCACTCGCTGAAGAAGTATGGAGTCTTCTCCCGATCAGACACAGGCCACCAGGTTCCCTTTCCACCATTGCTGAGCTCGTCAAGCTAGGAGATTTGTTTACTCCTCTGCCACCGATTGGATTGATATCACCTTTGTGGCCTTGGGTGCTTTGGAACTTATGGAAAGCTAGGAATAAACTTGTGTTTGAGAACAGAGTATTCACAGCTCAGGAGATAATACTTAAGAGTATTAAGGATGCAAAGGAATGGTGTCAATCACAAGTTAACACCGGAGCTCAAAAGACGCTAGTTACACCTCCATCCCGAATCGGTCATCCCTCGAGTAGCGCCCCCCCGACGTTCCCTCATGAGACACTAGTTTGCTATACGGATGCAGCTTGGGACGTCAACTCTGGGAGGTGTG ATCCTTTTGACCACTTGGACAAGTTTGATAGCTACTGTGGTTTGTCCAAGACCAATGGAGTGTCAGAAGATGCTTTGAAGCTCAGGCTCTTTCCTTTCTCTCTGGGAGACAAGGCAagacagtgggagaagtctctccCAAGCGACTCTATCACTACTTGGGATGAGTGCAAGAAAACCTTTCTAGACaagttcttctccatctccaggACAGCTAAGATCAGGAATGAGATCTCTGGGTTTCAGCAGAGGAACTTAGAAAGTTTCAGTGAAGCATGGGAGAGGTTCAAAGGCTACCAAGCTCATTGCCCACACCATGGCTTCTCCAAAGAAAGCTTGTTGAGTACCTTCTACAGGGGAGCTATACCACAGTGTAGAAACAGACTTGATACAGCCAGCAATGGATTCTTCTTGGGCAGAAACGAGgtggatgcagaggagctgatAGAGAACATGGCCAAGAGTGACTCAGTATACAGTGAGGATCATGATAGAGTCAATAGAAGTGATGATCAGCAGACCAAGAAAGAGCTCAAGTCTTTGGAAGAGAAGCTGGACCTACTTCTTGCCAACAAAGCTAAGCTGGATCAGATGAAATCAGTTGGGGAACAGCAACAAAAGCAGGTTGCTGAGATCAAGAAGATTGATGGCTTGGAAGGACATGAAGAGGTGTGctttatcaacaacaatggaACTTGGTATAGGAAAGAGCCCAACTTTCAATACCAAAACAACTACCAGCAAAAGCCCCTCTACAACAACCAACAAGGTGGTTATCAAAGCAACCAGCCTACTCAAGCTAGAGGAAGCTCTTCTCAAGCTCAAGTTCCAAGTTCAACCATAGAATCTATGTTCAAACAAATCCTAGAAGCTCAAGGGAAATTTGCTAAAGACATTGGAGATGAgttcaaggctgttcatgccaAGATTGATGGAACTTATTCTGACCTCAACAACAAGTACATGCAACTTGCCTCTCACGTCAAAGCTTTAGAGAGCCAGGTTGCTTCTTTTCCTTCAACCTCCAAGCAGCCTATGGGAACCCTACCAGGGAAAGCAGAGGCAAACCCAAGAGAACATTGCAATGTTCTCCTCTCTAGTGACACTTCTCAGGTCGCCAACTACAAGAGagag CTGAGTCCAAGATTGTGCAAGAAGCTGACAGGATAG